The window TGGCAAAATTAAATTCCTCACTACCGCAGGCGCTGAAACTTGTTTTTGCAAAAGCCGGCACGCCTTCGAGGGCCTCCTTCAGCTCTTCACGCGTCGGTCCCAGCTTGTCGGGAACCTGTTCCATTAAGACAAGCGGCACCTCCAGATAACGGGCCGCATAAATAAGACGTTTGGCATTGGCCAGAACGATTTCAGTATCCGTTACGGCATCGGCTAGACGCCCTTGGATATCAATGCATGCGAGTTGTGTGTTGTCTGCGTCAAGTAACATGGCGTTCTCCCGGTTTAGTCCTGTGGTGTTGACCGTGAAGGGTCAGCAAGTCATTAATTAAATTCATATATGTACCCTGTTCGTCGAAATGATTCATTATTGTACTCATGGTAAGGCAACCCTATATTTTCACTGACCGACCTCACTGCATCGATGTATCTGGTACGTGAATAGACCAGCTGCAAAAAACGGCTGAATTGTTCTTCAACTGAGTTTGTTCGGCGTCTTCTTTTGTTCTTCGCATGGGGCTGTCCGGTTGGTTCTTCGCCTCTTTATTCTATGGTGCATTGCCATGGGTTTATTTACGACGAGGATCAGGAAACCAAAAATTGGATCAGATGGGAACTATATTTTACGGCGTTTATCAGGAGTAAAACGACATAATTGTATCATTTCGTTTTCTTTGTCCGGAACGACACTTCTGCTGTGTATTGCGGTAATATCCTGCACAC of the Spartobacteria bacterium genome contains:
- a CDS encoding isochorismatase family protein, which translates into the protein MLLDADNTQLACIDIQGRLADAVTDTEIVLANAKRLIYAARYLEVPLVLMEQVPDKLGPTREELKEALEGVPAFAKTSFSACGSEEFNFATGITHQKQVVIIGIEAHVCVLQTAIDLQKRGFTPYVVADAISSRRETDKQIALQRLAHYDIEVVTTEMVIFEWLKDARHPQFRAVQSLMK